In one window of Rathayibacter caricis DSM 15933 DNA:
- a CDS encoding Gfo/Idh/MocA family protein has translation MTSSPIRFAIVGSGWRTGFFLRLARDVPESFRVTGIHSRSARRDAVAAEWGVPAFASVDELVARGDPEFVLVAVPVEVASDITADLVRRGIRVLEETPPALDVPAMRRMWDEVGGSDLVQVADQSLFMPAHSARWKAVRSGLIGTPTQVQVCSNHLYHAVSIMRGLLGDRGGPTRVSARDLRAPLLDPLTTHGWTDATEAEERTTTLATLDFGDGRSGLYDFTDNQWFTPLRHRRLTVRGSHGEIDGDSVVRMAAPRSVVESRITRRQTGIDHNLEGFHLDTIALDGEVLFQNPHQGARQSDEDIAVDALVGATGAWARGEGPAPYRLADGLQDHLLGLAIRESAQAGADVVTEREPWADALSRPSVFR, from the coding sequence ATGACCTCCTCCCCGATCCGCTTCGCGATCGTCGGCTCCGGCTGGCGCACCGGCTTCTTCCTCCGCCTCGCCCGCGACGTGCCGGAGTCGTTCCGGGTCACCGGGATCCACTCGCGGTCCGCGCGCCGCGACGCGGTCGCCGCCGAGTGGGGCGTGCCCGCGTTCGCGAGCGTCGACGAGCTCGTCGCTCGCGGCGACCCCGAGTTCGTGCTCGTCGCCGTGCCGGTCGAGGTGGCGTCCGACATCACGGCGGACCTCGTCCGTCGCGGGATCCGCGTGCTCGAGGAGACGCCTCCGGCCCTCGACGTGCCCGCGATGCGGCGGATGTGGGACGAGGTCGGCGGCTCCGACCTGGTGCAGGTGGCCGATCAGAGCCTGTTCATGCCCGCGCACTCCGCGCGCTGGAAGGCGGTGCGCTCGGGCCTCATCGGCACGCCGACCCAGGTGCAGGTCTGCTCGAACCACCTGTACCACGCGGTCTCGATCATGCGCGGGCTGCTCGGCGACCGGGGCGGGCCGACCCGCGTGAGCGCGCGCGATCTCCGCGCGCCGCTCCTGGATCCGCTGACGACGCACGGCTGGACCGACGCGACCGAGGCCGAGGAGCGGACGACCACCCTGGCGACCCTCGACTTCGGCGACGGCCGCTCGGGGCTCTACGACTTCACCGACAACCAGTGGTTCACCCCGCTGCGCCACCGCCGGCTGACCGTGCGCGGCTCGCACGGCGAGATCGACGGCGACAGCGTGGTGCGGATGGCGGCGCCGCGGTCGGTCGTCGAGTCGCGGATCACCCGCCGGCAGACGGGGATCGACCACAACCTCGAGGGCTTCCACCTCGACACGATCGCGCTCGACGGCGAGGTGCTGTTCCAGAACCCGCACCAAGGCGCGCGGCAGTCCGACGAGGACATCGCCGTCGACGCGCTCGTCGGCGCGACGGGCGCCTGGGCGAGGGGCGAGGGGCCGGCGCCCTATCGGCTCGCGGACGGGCTGCAGGACCACCTGCTGGGTCTCGCGATCCGGGAGTCGGCCCAGGCGGGCGCCGACGTCGTCACCGAGCGCGAGCCCTGGGCCGACGCGCTCAGCCGTCCGTCGGTGTTCCGCTGA
- a CDS encoding septum formation family protein — protein MNRRRSSLVLVAAAALALGLGGCSGLNSLAGGETRDEESGEITEGGTTDVFQLRVGDCLNDELTEEATEVTDVPTVPCTEPHSYEVFQNVTMAEADEYPGEEATTQQAEDECVAAYDAFVGLTYQESKYDFSYYYPTAESWGGGDRTINCLITDPEGLTTGSLAGVAA, from the coding sequence ATGAACCGCCGTCGTTCCTCCCTCGTCCTGGTCGCGGCAGCGGCCCTCGCGCTCGGCCTGGGCGGCTGCTCCGGCCTGAACAGCCTGGCCGGCGGGGAGACCCGAGACGAGGAGTCGGGCGAGATCACCGAGGGCGGCACCACCGACGTGTTCCAGCTCCGCGTCGGCGACTGCCTGAACGACGAGCTCACCGAGGAGGCCACGGAGGTCACCGACGTGCCGACCGTGCCGTGCACCGAGCCGCACAGCTACGAGGTCTTCCAGAACGTCACGATGGCCGAGGCCGACGAGTACCCCGGCGAGGAGGCGACCACGCAGCAGGCCGAGGACGAGTGCGTCGCCGCGTACGACGCCTTCGTCGGCCTGACCTACCAGGAGTCGAAGTACGACTTCAGCTACTACTACCCCACCGCCGAGAGCTGGGGCGGCGGGGACCGCACGATCAACTGCCTGATCACCGACCCCGAGGGCCTCACCACGGGCAGCCTCGCGGGCGTCGCCGCCTGA
- a CDS encoding SDR family oxidoreductase yields MTSLHGAVVLVTGANGGLGSEFVAQALARGAAKVYAAARRPKEWGDERIVPLVLDVNDAESVAAAVEAAPDVTVLVNNAGVSGASYSLLELSTQELRDVMETNFFAPVLLAKAFAPRLSEASGAAIIDVHSALSWFAVAGGYSASKAALWSATNSLRLELAPQGVHVLGLHVGYVDTPMAAGAEGPKASPVDVVGQTYDGLESGAFEVLADETSRQVKSGLAAPIEAVYPQLTGA; encoded by the coding sequence ATGACATCACTCCACGGAGCCGTCGTCCTCGTCACCGGAGCGAACGGCGGACTCGGCTCCGAGTTCGTCGCGCAGGCCCTCGCGCGCGGCGCGGCCAAGGTCTACGCCGCCGCCCGTCGCCCGAAGGAGTGGGGCGACGAGCGCATCGTGCCGCTCGTGCTCGACGTGAACGACGCGGAGTCGGTGGCCGCAGCCGTCGAGGCGGCTCCCGACGTGACGGTGCTGGTCAACAACGCGGGCGTCTCCGGAGCGAGCTACAGCCTGCTCGAGCTCTCGACGCAGGAGCTGCGCGACGTGATGGAGACGAACTTCTTCGCCCCCGTGCTGCTCGCGAAGGCGTTCGCGCCGCGGCTGTCCGAGGCCTCGGGTGCGGCGATCATCGACGTCCACTCCGCCCTCAGCTGGTTCGCGGTGGCCGGCGGCTACAGCGCTTCGAAGGCGGCGCTGTGGTCGGCGACCAACTCGCTCCGCCTGGAGCTCGCTCCGCAGGGCGTGCACGTGCTGGGGCTGCACGTCGGCTACGTCGACACCCCGATGGCCGCGGGCGCCGAGGGGCCGAAGGCGAGCCCGGTCGACGTGGTCGGTCAGACCTACGACGGACTCGAGTCGGGCGCCTTCGAGGTGCTGGCCGACGAGACGAGCCGTCAGGTGAAGTCGGGTCTGGCCGCGCCGATCGAGGCGGTCTACCCCCAGCTCACGGGCGCCTGA
- a CDS encoding CsbD family protein, with translation MGLDDKIKNAAQDLAGKAKEALGNVQGDERKAEEGRRDQQAADLKKTGEDVKDVFKN, from the coding sequence GTGGGACTCGACGACAAGATCAAGAACGCCGCTCAGGACCTCGCCGGCAAGGCGAAGGAGGCTCTCGGCAACGTCCAGGGCGACGAGCGCAAGGCCGAGGAGGGCCGCCGCGACCAGCAGGCCGCCGACCTGAAGAAGACGGGCGAGGACGTCAAGGACGTCTTCAAGAACTGA
- a CDS encoding pyruvate dehydrogenase, with amino-acid sequence MAQKTVADQLIAQLIDAGVSRIYGIVGDSLNPIVDAVRRSGGSAKGGIDWIHVRNEEAAAFAAGAEAQLTGRLAVCAGSCGPGNLHLINGLYDAHRSGAPVLAIASHIPSGEIGSSYFQETHPDRLFVECSNYRELVSTAAQAPRVVNAAMRSAVALGGVAVVTLPGDVAEFEAVGEFPAFVLPAPAVLVPDDGDVRALAAAIDSAKTVAIFAGAGVRNAHDEVVAFAELVGAPVGHSLRGKEWIQYDNPYDVGMTGLLGYGAAHAGIHDADLLILLGTDFPYEQFLPDASEVVIAQVDTDASKLGRRVSVAHPVHGDVGATLRALTPLVQRKSHRFLEKTLKKHEKLVTGVVGKYTEVEKRRPIHPELVASTLDGLLSEDAIVTADTGMGNVWQARYITPNGRRRLIGSYLHGSMANALPQAVGAQLSHPGRQVVSLSGDGGLSMLMGELVTVAAYRLPVTIVVFNNSTLGLVKVEMLVDGFPDFAVDVPMVDYAKVAEAVGIRGIRVEDPKDVEGALREALAEDGPVLVDVVTDPLALSLPPTVTGAQVKGFALAMSKIVMNGGAGEAIALARSNVKHALP; translated from the coding sequence ATGGCTCAGAAGACGGTCGCGGACCAGCTCATCGCCCAGCTCATCGATGCCGGGGTCTCCCGGATCTACGGCATCGTCGGGGACTCCCTCAATCCGATCGTCGACGCGGTGCGCAGAAGCGGCGGCTCGGCGAAGGGAGGGATCGACTGGATCCACGTGCGCAACGAGGAGGCCGCGGCCTTCGCGGCCGGCGCCGAGGCCCAGCTGACCGGGAGGCTGGCCGTCTGCGCCGGCAGCTGCGGTCCGGGCAACCTGCACCTGATCAACGGCCTCTACGACGCGCACCGCTCGGGCGCCCCCGTGCTGGCGATCGCCAGCCACATCCCCAGCGGCGAGATTGGCTCCTCGTACTTCCAGGAGACGCATCCGGACCGCCTCTTCGTCGAGTGCTCGAACTACCGGGAGCTGGTGTCGACCGCCGCGCAGGCGCCGCGCGTGGTGAACGCCGCGATGCGCAGCGCGGTGGCCCTGGGCGGCGTGGCCGTCGTGACTCTGCCCGGCGACGTGGCCGAGTTCGAGGCCGTGGGGGAGTTCCCGGCGTTCGTTCTGCCCGCGCCGGCCGTGCTCGTGCCGGACGACGGCGACGTGCGAGCGCTCGCCGCCGCGATCGACTCGGCGAAGACCGTCGCGATCTTCGCGGGCGCCGGGGTGCGGAACGCGCACGACGAGGTCGTCGCCTTCGCCGAGCTCGTCGGAGCGCCCGTCGGGCACAGCCTCCGCGGCAAGGAGTGGATCCAGTACGACAACCCGTACGACGTCGGCATGACCGGCCTCCTGGGCTACGGAGCCGCCCACGCGGGCATCCACGACGCCGATCTGCTGATCCTGCTCGGCACCGACTTCCCCTACGAGCAGTTCCTGCCCGACGCGTCCGAGGTCGTCATCGCGCAGGTCGACACCGACGCGTCCAAGCTCGGGCGCCGGGTGAGCGTGGCGCATCCTGTGCACGGGGACGTCGGCGCGACCCTGCGCGCCCTCACTCCGCTCGTGCAGCGCAAGAGCCACCGCTTCCTCGAGAAGACGCTGAAGAAGCACGAGAAGCTCGTCACCGGGGTCGTCGGCAAGTACACCGAGGTCGAGAAGCGCCGCCCGATCCACCCCGAGCTCGTCGCCTCGACACTCGACGGACTGCTCTCGGAGGACGCGATCGTCACCGCCGACACCGGCATGGGCAACGTCTGGCAGGCGCGGTACATCACTCCCAACGGCCGCCGCCGCCTGATCGGCTCGTACCTGCACGGCTCGATGGCGAACGCCCTGCCGCAGGCGGTCGGCGCGCAGCTCTCGCACCCCGGACGGCAGGTCGTCTCGCTCAGCGGCGACGGCGGGCTCTCGATGCTGATGGGGGAGCTCGTGACGGTGGCCGCGTACCGGCTGCCGGTCACGATCGTGGTCTTCAACAACTCCACGCTCGGGCTGGTGAAGGTCGAGATGCTGGTGGACGGCTTCCCGGACTTCGCGGTCGACGTGCCGATGGTGGACTACGCGAAAGTGGCGGAGGCCGTCGGCATCCGCGGGATCCGCGTCGAGGATCCGAAGGACGTCGAGGGTGCGCTGCGCGAGGCGCTCGCCGAGGACGGCCCGGTCCTGGTCGACGTGGTGACGGATCCGCTCGCCCTGTCTCTGCCGCCGACGGTCACCGGCGCGCAGGTGAAGGGCTTCGCGCTGGCGATGTCGAAGATCGTGATGAACGGCGGGGCCGGCGAGGCGATCGCCCTCGCCCGCTCCAACGTGAAGCACGCGCTGCCGTGA
- a CDS encoding alpha/beta hydrolase, with protein MRRTAATTGAIVGTGGVLAAAGAAAGAALGATPWPAALAIRTVFEREARRTADTMRPFVPEGVSRVAEIVPARDGAPATTADVFRSAGAGARPTVVWIHGGAWISGHRQDVEPYLRMLAAAGYTAVGLDYGRGPESTYPTAPRQLLAGLEHLRRHAGRLGIARDRIVLAGDSAGAQLASQLATAITNPSYARDAGLVTSLPVDALRALILHCGVFDLTGVSKVTGVAGWAFRAALWAYTGRRNWSESTAGLHMSTIDHVTPRFPPVFLSGGNADPLTARQSRPFAAHLRTLGVPVTDLFWGEGHEAQLGHEYQFDFDLPEARVTLERTLEFLERTTAR; from the coding sequence ATGAGGCGCACAGCCGCGACCACCGGGGCGATCGTCGGCACCGGAGGCGTCCTCGCGGCGGCCGGAGCGGCAGCGGGAGCGGCGCTCGGGGCGACGCCGTGGCCGGCGGCCCTCGCGATCCGCACCGTGTTCGAGCGCGAGGCGCGGCGCACCGCCGACACCATGCGGCCGTTCGTGCCGGAGGGGGTCAGCCGCGTCGCCGAGATCGTCCCCGCGCGCGACGGCGCGCCCGCCACCACCGCCGACGTCTTCCGCTCCGCCGGCGCGGGCGCGCGGCCGACCGTGGTGTGGATCCACGGCGGAGCCTGGATCTCGGGGCACCGGCAGGACGTCGAGCCCTACCTGCGCATGCTCGCCGCCGCCGGCTACACGGCGGTCGGCCTCGACTACGGCCGCGGTCCCGAGTCGACCTACCCGACGGCGCCGCGCCAGCTGCTCGCCGGGCTCGAGCACCTCCGCCGCCACGCCGGCCGCCTGGGCATCGCCCGCGACCGCATCGTGCTGGCGGGCGACTCCGCGGGTGCGCAGCTCGCCAGCCAGCTCGCCACCGCGATCACGAACCCCTCCTACGCCCGCGACGCCGGGCTGGTGACCAGCCTCCCCGTCGACGCGCTGCGCGCCCTGATCCTGCACTGCGGCGTGTTCGACCTGACCGGGGTGTCGAAGGTGACCGGAGTCGCCGGCTGGGCGTTCCGCGCGGCGCTCTGGGCCTACACGGGCCGGCGCAACTGGTCGGAGTCGACCGCGGGGCTGCACATGTCGACCATCGACCACGTCACTCCGCGGTTCCCGCCGGTCTTCCTCAGCGGAGGGAACGCCGACCCGCTCACGGCCCGCCAGTCGCGTCCGTTCGCCGCGCACCTCCGCACGCTCGGCGTGCCGGTGACCGACCTCTTCTGGGGCGAGGGCCACGAGGCGCAGCTGGGGCACGAGTACCAGTTCGACTTCGACCTGCCGGAGGCGCGGGTGACGCTCGAGCGGACCCTGGAGTTCCTGGAGCGCACGACGGCGCGATGA
- a CDS encoding pentapeptide repeat-containing protein yields the protein MSSRTRVELGRREDLGADCANCFGLCCVALAFSRSSDFPVDKPAGDPCTNLDSEDACTIHRRLRPEGFVGCTVFDCFGAGQKVSTHTFGGVSWRSDAAVRERMFAVFPLVRRLHELLWYLDVALEIDAADGDAVRRRFEAVHALTLASPEEILAADVDAEFAASRPLLIAASAAARAGVGTGSDRRLVPGADLLGADLRGADLRGTDLRGALLIAADLRRTDLHRCDVLGVDLRDADVSGADLSGALYLTQAQVSSTRGDAATVLPPHFERPSHWSSTTAPDRPRASGRRPTGPRRTGRRR from the coding sequence ATGTCGTCACGCACCCGGGTCGAGCTCGGCCGCCGCGAGGATCTGGGCGCCGACTGCGCGAACTGCTTCGGGCTCTGCTGCGTCGCCCTGGCGTTCTCGCGCTCGAGCGATTTCCCCGTCGACAAGCCGGCGGGCGATCCGTGCACGAACCTCGACTCCGAGGACGCCTGCACGATCCACCGCCGCCTCCGCCCCGAGGGCTTCGTCGGCTGCACGGTCTTCGACTGCTTCGGCGCGGGGCAGAAGGTGTCGACGCACACGTTCGGCGGTGTCTCGTGGCGGAGCGACGCGGCGGTGCGCGAGCGGATGTTCGCCGTGTTCCCGCTCGTCCGCCGCCTCCACGAGCTGCTCTGGTACCTCGATGTCGCGCTCGAGATCGACGCCGCTGACGGCGACGCCGTCCGCCGCCGCTTCGAGGCCGTGCACGCGCTCACGCTCGCCTCGCCGGAGGAGATCCTCGCGGCCGACGTGGACGCCGAGTTCGCCGCGTCCCGCCCGCTCCTGATCGCCGCGAGCGCGGCGGCGCGCGCCGGGGTGGGCACCGGCTCCGACCGCCGCCTCGTCCCGGGCGCCGACCTGCTGGGCGCGGACCTGCGCGGAGCGGACCTCCGCGGCACCGACCTCCGCGGAGCGCTGCTGATCGCGGCCGACCTGCGCCGCACCGACCTGCACCGCTGCGACGTGCTCGGAGTGGACCTCCGCGACGCGGACGTGTCCGGCGCCGACCTCTCGGGCGCGCTCTACCTCACCCAGGCGCAGGTCTCGAGCACGCGCGGCGACGCGGCGACCGTGCTCCCTCCGCACTTCGAGCGGCCCTCGCACTGGTCGAGCACGACCGCCCCCGACCGCCCGCGCGCGTCGGGACGACGCCCCACGGGACCCCGCAGAACAGGACGACGCCGATGA
- a CDS encoding sulfite exporter TauE/SafE family protein encodes MTDDAKAPVLPTERRGRQYLLLGLIGVIGGVLSGAFGVGGGIVMVPMLVAWAGMDQRRASATSLLAIAPTSVAGAFGYALAGQVAWIPAAVIAAAAMLGAVLGSWLLARLPLGVLRWLFVALLVAAAVRMALFGSNETGDVAEGWAVWPGFVGLGAAMGVASGLFGIGGGAIAVPVLVGAFGLADLLAKGTSLAAMIPTAISGSIANARRGLLDVRAGLVVGLTATASSFAGVALSFLLPARLSGILFAALLLLAALQLALKARRRA; translated from the coding sequence GTGACGGACGACGCGAAGGCCCCGGTGCTGCCCACCGAGCGGCGCGGGCGGCAGTACCTGCTGCTCGGCCTCATCGGAGTGATCGGCGGGGTGCTCTCGGGCGCGTTCGGAGTCGGCGGCGGCATCGTGATGGTGCCGATGCTGGTCGCGTGGGCCGGGATGGACCAGCGCCGCGCCTCCGCGACCTCGCTGCTCGCGATCGCGCCCACGTCGGTCGCCGGCGCCTTCGGCTACGCGCTGGCCGGGCAGGTCGCCTGGATCCCGGCGGCGGTCATCGCCGCGGCGGCGATGCTCGGCGCGGTCCTCGGCTCGTGGCTGCTCGCGCGGCTCCCGCTGGGCGTGCTGCGCTGGCTCTTCGTCGCCCTGCTGGTCGCGGCGGCGGTGCGGATGGCCCTGTTCGGCTCGAACGAGACCGGCGACGTGGCGGAGGGCTGGGCCGTGTGGCCCGGCTTCGTCGGGCTGGGCGCGGCGATGGGCGTCGCCTCCGGTCTCTTCGGGATCGGCGGGGGCGCGATCGCGGTGCCGGTGCTCGTGGGTGCCTTCGGACTCGCCGACCTGCTCGCCAAGGGCACGTCGCTGGCGGCGATGATCCCGACCGCCATCAGCGGCTCGATCGCCAACGCCCGCCGCGGACTGCTCGACGTGCGGGCGGGGCTCGTCGTCGGCTTGACCGCGACCGCGTCCTCGTTCGCCGGAGTGGCTCTGTCGTTCCTCCTCCCCGCGCGGCTGTCGGGGATCCTCTTCGCGGCGCTGCTCCTGCTGGCCGCGCTGCAGCTGGCGCTGAAGGCGCGGCGGCGCGCCTGA
- a CDS encoding MFS transporter — MSAFTYQAASIPLRLASAGMVVALPVLAVERLDDVALGGLLTGAALFPSVVAAPLVGTVLDRVRHPRRLLVASAVATAAAFALAAFLGDVPTLLIALLLVLAGLSTPVSMGGMSSFVTSAIPDARRAYAQDSLSYNVASIGGPALAGLAIAVADARAAMLLMAGLALVGVLGSLALRMDARPAPTIGVRRTIAAGVTHLVRHRPIAVVTLSGTLSQIGGGAAGVAAIALSIERLGSTAGAAWILTAFAIGGLLGAVAVAARRWTQRPPSWVMGAGFAATGASLLLAAPDLGIVVVIVAFAVAGVFTAPANAAMLMLRDQESPAAVRSQVFTIGAGLRAAAAAVGATLAGAASGLDAGWLVTGIAAIWIVSGALLRAFPRPGTVSSPQDIG, encoded by the coding sequence ATGAGCGCGTTCACCTACCAGGCCGCGTCGATCCCCCTCCGCCTCGCGAGTGCCGGGATGGTCGTCGCCCTCCCCGTCCTCGCCGTCGAGCGCCTCGACGACGTCGCGCTCGGCGGTCTGCTGACCGGCGCCGCGCTGTTCCCGAGCGTCGTCGCGGCGCCGCTCGTCGGCACCGTGCTCGACCGGGTGCGGCACCCGCGCCGGCTGCTGGTGGCGTCGGCCGTCGCGACGGCGGCGGCGTTCGCGCTCGCCGCGTTCCTCGGCGACGTGCCGACCCTCCTGATCGCGCTGCTCCTCGTGCTCGCCGGACTCTCGACGCCGGTCTCGATGGGCGGCATGTCGAGCTTCGTGACCAGCGCGATCCCGGATGCGCGCCGCGCCTACGCCCAGGACTCGCTCTCGTACAACGTGGCGTCGATCGGCGGGCCGGCGCTCGCCGGGCTCGCGATCGCCGTCGCCGACGCGCGGGCCGCGATGCTCCTGATGGCCGGGCTCGCCCTCGTCGGCGTGCTCGGCTCGCTGGCCCTGCGGATGGACGCCCGCCCGGCTCCCACCATCGGCGTGCGCCGCACGATCGCGGCGGGAGTGACCCACCTCGTCCGCCACCGCCCGATCGCGGTCGTCACCCTCTCGGGCACGCTGAGCCAGATCGGAGGCGGCGCGGCGGGGGTCGCGGCGATCGCGCTGTCGATCGAGCGGCTGGGCTCCACGGCCGGAGCGGCGTGGATCCTGACGGCCTTCGCGATCGGCGGACTGCTGGGCGCGGTCGCCGTGGCCGCCCGCCGCTGGACGCAGCGCCCGCCGTCGTGGGTGATGGGCGCGGGCTTCGCCGCGACCGGCGCCTCGCTCCTGCTCGCCGCTCCGGATCTGGGCATCGTCGTCGTGATCGTCGCGTTCGCGGTGGCCGGGGTGTTCACCGCCCCCGCCAACGCGGCGATGCTGATGCTGCGCGACCAGGAGAGCCCGGCGGCCGTCCGCTCGCAGGTGTTCACGATCGGCGCGGGACTGCGGGCGGCCGCCGCCGCAGTGGGCGCGACGCTCGCGGGCGCGGCCTCGGGACTCGACGCGGGCTGGCTCGTGACCGGGATCGCGGCGATCTGGATCGTCTCGGGAGCGCTGCTCCGGGCCTTCCCGCGGCCCGGCACCGTCTCCTCGCCGCAGGACATCGGCTGA
- a CDS encoding MBL fold metallo-hydrolase — protein MAVADGGRRSADGGQRSAPRGGPAFFRNEAPGIHRIEHAYTNLYLLEEGGRITVVDAGLPRTWPHLLRALEVLGRDVSDIDALVLTHAHFDHVGVARRLAERGVPVLLHPADAPLAAHPYSYRRQRTPFVYPLRYPSAIPVLGAMARAGALAVPPLTTTVALRAGETLDVPGSPTVLATPGHTDGHVSLHVADRGAVIGGDALVTLDPYSARTGPHLVARAATADTARSLASLDVLAATGAQTLLPGHGEPWRLGVAAAATQARRAPMA, from the coding sequence ATGGCGGTCGCGGACGGCGGGCGGCGGAGCGCGGACGGCGGGCAGCGGAGCGCGCCCCGGGGAGGGCCCGCGTTCTTCCGGAACGAGGCACCCGGCATCCACCGGATCGAGCACGCGTACACGAACCTGTACCTGCTCGAGGAGGGCGGCCGGATCACGGTCGTCGACGCGGGACTGCCGCGCACCTGGCCGCACCTGCTGCGCGCCCTCGAGGTGCTCGGGCGCGACGTCTCGGACATCGACGCCCTGGTGCTCACCCACGCCCACTTCGACCACGTCGGCGTCGCCCGGCGCCTCGCCGAGCGGGGCGTCCCCGTGCTCCTGCACCCGGCCGATGCACCGCTGGCCGCGCACCCGTACTCGTACCGGAGGCAGCGCACCCCGTTCGTCTACCCGCTGCGGTACCCCTCGGCGATCCCCGTGCTGGGAGCGATGGCGCGCGCCGGCGCGCTGGCCGTCCCTCCGCTGACGACCACGGTCGCCCTGCGCGCGGGCGAGACGCTCGACGTGCCGGGATCGCCGACCGTGCTCGCGACTCCGGGGCACACCGACGGCCACGTCTCGCTGCACGTCGCCGACCGCGGAGCCGTGATCGGCGGCGACGCCCTCGTGACGCTCGACCCCTACTCGGCGCGCACCGGTCCGCATCTGGTGGCGCGCGCGGCGACGGCCGACACCGCCCGCTCGCTCGCGTCGCTGGACGTGCTCGCGGCGACGGGGGCGCAGACCCTGCTGCCGGGGCACGGCGAGCCGTGGCGCCTCGGAGTGGCGGCGGCCGCGACGCAGGCGCGGCGCGCGCCGATGGCCTGA
- a CDS encoding Asp23/Gls24 family envelope stress response protein gives MADSNATTTTGTGVGRTVIDDAVIAKVAGIAARQVPGVHALGGGAARAIGALRSAIGNDDRGQGVKVEVGERQVAADVVIVAEYPAALQSVAEGVRSAVAEAIREIVGMDVAEINVTVQDVHIPEDDAPEAEPRVA, from the coding sequence ATGGCCGACAGCAACGCGACCACCACGACGGGCACCGGAGTCGGACGCACCGTCATCGACGACGCCGTCATCGCGAAGGTCGCGGGCATCGCCGCCCGTCAGGTCCCCGGCGTCCACGCCCTCGGCGGAGGAGCGGCCCGCGCGATCGGCGCGCTCCGCAGCGCCATCGGCAACGACGACCGCGGCCAGGGCGTCAAGGTCGAGGTCGGCGAGCGCCAGGTCGCCGCCGACGTCGTGATCGTCGCCGAGTACCCGGCCGCGCTGCAGAGCGTCGCCGAGGGCGTGCGCTCCGCCGTCGCCGAGGCGATCCGCGAGATCGTCGGCATGGACGTCGCCGAGATCAACGTGACCGTCCAGGACGTGCACATCCCCGAGGACGACGCCCCCGAGGCCGAGCCCCGCGTCGCCTAG
- a CDS encoding winged helix-turn-helix transcriptional regulator: MTTVGITPRACPIAAGLEVLGERWSLLVLREIAFGEHRFDRIRAFTGAPRDVLTARLRTLEEHGVIERVAYSERPPRFEYRFTEAGRDAVPVLIALAAWGERWAREPSARQPYQHRCGARLDPVLHCAECGERMDADSVSLAGEGA; encoded by the coding sequence GTGACCACCGTCGGCATCACGCCCCGCGCCTGCCCCATCGCCGCCGGGCTCGAGGTGCTCGGCGAGCGCTGGAGCCTGCTGGTGCTGCGCGAGATCGCGTTCGGCGAGCACCGCTTCGACCGCATCCGGGCCTTCACGGGCGCCCCGCGCGATGTCCTGACCGCGCGGCTGCGCACCCTGGAGGAGCACGGCGTGATCGAGCGCGTCGCCTACTCCGAGCGGCCGCCCCGCTTCGAGTACCGCTTCACCGAGGCCGGGCGCGACGCCGTACCCGTGCTGATCGCCCTCGCCGCCTGGGGCGAGCGCTGGGCCCGCGAGCCGTCGGCGCGGCAGCCGTACCAGCACCGCTGCGGCGCGCGCCTGGATCCGGTGCTGCACTGCGCCGAGTGCGGCGAGCGGATGGACGCCGACTCGGTGTCGCTCGCGGGCGAGGGCGCCTAG